A window from Gottschalkiaceae bacterium SANA encodes these proteins:
- a CDS encoding NUDIX hydrolase — protein sequence MANYVQEIRKYVGKNPIFMPGAGVVLYDAETQEIVMQKRTDNGCWGIFGGAMEFGEQAEDTAKRELFEESGVQAKALELIGVEAGQAMFHEYPNGDQVYNVACLFVCKAWEGTPYVHDDESLEIKRFSIFALPTPDILNPPDYQLIQRFLSWSKVEKIML from the coding sequence GTGGCGAATTATGTCCAAGAAATCAGAAAGTATGTAGGGAAAAACCCTATTTTTATGCCAGGTGCTGGCGTTGTCTTGTACGATGCAGAGACTCAAGAAATCGTCATGCAAAAGCGTACTGACAATGGATGTTGGGGAATCTTTGGTGGAGCCATGGAATTTGGTGAGCAGGCAGAAGATACTGCAAAACGAGAATTATTTGAAGAATCTGGGGTTCAAGCGAAAGCTCTCGAATTGATTGGGGTAGAAGCTGGTCAAGCCATGTTTCACGAATATCCAAATGGAGATCAGGTCTATAATGTTGCCTGTCTCTTTGTGTGCAAAGCATGGGAGGGAACGCCATATGTCCATGACGATGAGTCCTTGGAAATCAAGCGATTTTCGATTTTTGCACTGCCGACTCCGGACATTTTGAATCCCCCAGATTATCAGTTGATTCAACGATTCCTCTCTTGGTCCAAAGTTGAAAAAATTATGCTATAA
- a CDS encoding efflux RND transporter permease subunit codes for MKRGIIAGAIQRRRVTITLVIFLLIFGFVRYIQLPKQESPDISVPYAMVYCVYPGASPDDIETMVTKRIEDEVSALEGIDKLTSQSKNSVAVIVIKLKESVSDQEIDETWSELRWRMTDLQADLPEFALPIEVNTDLISTAGMLISLSSTHYTYEEMEIYADQVKEALTAIDGVSRFEITGKQQEELQILVDFKKMNQYNLSYDQLSKLIVASNLAIPSGVIEDEYGKIQVSATGMYSELDEIANTIVYGSPDSGAIVRLKDIAEVKFVPASSSYKVKDDGVPTLLLTGYFESGKNVITIGDTVDATIEELKSNLPEDLRFDTIVYQPNDVETAVNEFMVNLILGILLVILVVLLGMGPRNAIIVSLAIPLSIALTFLGMDGLGLKIHEISIASLIIALGMLVDNAIVVSDAIQLRIDAGLDRLSSCVDGVKEVAVPILTSTLTTIAAYAPFLLLNNTAGKYMHALPLVVMMALIASYGIALLVTPTFAYLFFKPSHARFKKSRVRDFYGRLLDRAMKHRGRTLALVLVAAIAIGSLALFLTMSVFPFKDTDLLYVDIYSEVDGDLARTEVVSDQAVSIMKAFDEVGKVSQVIGDGFPKFATTLSPPIRSSDYSQVVLRYSLEASKNFEDQQALVNGLQRKLDQELVGGQAFVRQLQLAEPRVYSVSVKLIGDDLSELARSAKDVQEILTKIPGSIEVGNNAVNRIYEYYLNVDTDRAAALGIIKYDIQNEMNLALRGRDVSVFRQEGRESNIRLASTMETLDDLENLAVYSQMTGNKILLKQIADVELKSELPIIRHEDRKRIVSVYANAAKGYDPISIENQLEAELNKRDWNGIAFSYDGERESVSRYFGDLVPLGLLSLALVYLILLVQFNSFLQPAIIMATVPLSLIGSILGLTIFRQPLSFTALLGMVSLMGIVVNNAIVLINFINFERAQGHNVQKACREAVNKRIRPILLSTTTTVIGLIPLAVGGSNLFQPMSIALIFGLMIATVLTLIVIPVVYSLMEERKEWRIMSKKSESM; via the coding sequence ATGAAACGAGGGATCATTGCAGGAGCCATTCAACGAAGACGAGTGACCATAACCCTTGTGATTTTTTTGTTGATTTTTGGGTTTGTACGATATATTCAATTGCCAAAACAGGAATCCCCGGATATCAGTGTGCCTTATGCCATGGTGTATTGCGTATATCCCGGAGCGAGTCCAGATGATATTGAAACCATGGTTACTAAACGGATTGAGGATGAAGTCAGCGCTTTAGAGGGAATCGATAAATTGACATCACAATCGAAGAATTCGGTTGCAGTTATTGTGATCAAATTGAAGGAAAGCGTGAGTGACCAAGAAATTGATGAAACCTGGTCGGAGCTTCGTTGGCGGATGACCGATCTTCAAGCAGACCTGCCGGAATTCGCCTTGCCCATTGAAGTGAATACCGATTTGATTTCAACTGCAGGGATGTTAATATCTTTGTCGAGCACCCATTATACATATGAGGAGATGGAGATCTATGCAGATCAGGTAAAGGAAGCATTGACTGCGATTGATGGGGTGAGTCGGTTTGAAATAACAGGCAAGCAGCAAGAGGAATTGCAGATTCTCGTTGATTTTAAGAAGATGAATCAATATAATCTCTCCTACGATCAGTTGTCGAAGTTGATTGTTGCATCGAATTTGGCAATTCCATCTGGCGTAATTGAAGATGAATACGGAAAAATTCAAGTGAGTGCAACAGGCATGTATTCGGAGCTTGACGAGATTGCGAATACCATTGTCTATGGTTCGCCGGATAGTGGTGCAATTGTTCGATTAAAGGATATTGCCGAGGTGAAATTTGTTCCTGCTTCTTCGAGCTATAAGGTGAAAGATGATGGCGTGCCTACCCTTTTGTTGACGGGATACTTTGAGTCGGGTAAAAACGTGATTACCATTGGCGATACAGTCGATGCGACGATTGAAGAGCTCAAGTCCAATCTTCCGGAGGATTTGCGTTTTGATACCATTGTCTATCAGCCGAATGACGTGGAGACGGCAGTGAATGAATTTATGGTCAACCTAATTTTGGGGATTTTACTTGTTATTCTTGTTGTCCTTCTTGGAATGGGGCCTAGAAATGCAATTATTGTTTCCTTGGCGATACCTCTGTCTATTGCCCTGACCTTTTTGGGTATGGATGGCTTGGGTTTAAAGATTCATGAGATTTCCATTGCCTCTTTAATTATCGCATTGGGGATGCTGGTGGACAATGCCATAGTGGTTAGTGATGCCATTCAATTACGAATTGATGCGGGTCTAGATCGCCTTTCCTCTTGTGTGGATGGAGTAAAGGAGGTTGCGGTTCCGATTTTGACCTCTACCCTGACGACGATTGCGGCCTATGCGCCCTTCCTGCTTTTAAACAATACTGCGGGAAAATATATGCATGCCTTGCCATTGGTCGTGATGATGGCGCTTATTGCATCCTATGGCATAGCTCTCCTGGTGACGCCAACCTTTGCCTACCTGTTCTTTAAACCTAGCCATGCGCGGTTTAAAAAGAGCCGGGTGCGGGATTTTTATGGAAGACTATTGGACAGAGCCATGAAGCATCGGGGACGAACCCTGGCTTTGGTTCTGGTGGCAGCTATTGCCATTGGCAGCCTCGCTTTATTCTTGACCATGAGTGTATTTCCTTTTAAGGATACCGATTTATTGTATGTGGACATTTATTCAGAAGTTGATGGGGATCTGGCTCGTACGGAAGTGGTGTCAGATCAAGCGGTATCGATTATGAAGGCGTTTGATGAAGTAGGAAAAGTCAGCCAGGTGATTGGCGATGGATTTCCGAAATTCGCAACAACCTTGAGTCCACCAATTCGCTCGTCGGATTATTCGCAGGTTGTTCTTCGTTATTCTCTGGAGGCATCGAAAAACTTTGAGGATCAACAGGCTCTGGTCAATGGCTTGCAGCGGAAACTGGATCAAGAATTGGTGGGTGGACAAGCCTTCGTTCGTCAATTGCAGTTGGCAGAACCACGGGTTTATAGCGTATCGGTTAAATTGATTGGCGACGATTTGTCCGAGCTCGCACGTTCTGCAAAGGACGTACAGGAAATACTCACTAAGATTCCTGGGTCTATTGAGGTGGGAAACAATGCGGTTAATCGAATCTACGAGTATTACTTGAATGTGGATACAGACCGTGCCGCCGCTTTGGGAATCATCAAGTACGACATTCAAAATGAAATGAATTTAGCCCTTAGAGGCCGAGATGTGTCGGTTTTTCGCCAAGAAGGCAGGGAATCGAATATCCGTCTGGCCAGCACCATGGAAACTCTTGATGATTTGGAAAACTTGGCAGTTTATTCTCAGATGACAGGAAATAAGATTTTACTTAAGCAGATTGCTGATGTTGAACTGAAGAGTGAATTGCCCATCATTCGTCATGAGGATCGGAAACGAATTGTTTCTGTTTATGCCAATGCAGCCAAGGGATATGATCCGATTTCTATAGAGAATCAGCTGGAAGCGGAATTGAATAAACGGGATTGGAATGGAATTGCCTTCTCCTATGACGGGGAGCGGGAATCTGTTAGCCGTTATTTTGGTGACTTAGTTCCCTTGGGATTATTGTCTTTGGCTCTGGTCTACTTGATTCTTTTGGTACAGTTCAATTCATTTTTACAGCCAGCCATTATTATGGCGACGGTGCCTTTGTCCTTGATTGGTTCTATTTTAGGCCTGACGATTTTCCGTCAACCCCTCTCTTTTACTGCCTTGTTAGGTATGGTATCCTTAATGGGGATTGTTGTAAATAATGCAATCGTTTTGATCAATTTTATTAATTTTGAGCGGGCGCAGGGACACAATGTGCAAAAGGCATGCCGAGAGGCGGTAAATAAGCGAATTCGTCCGATTCTCTTGTCGACAACGACGACCGTAATTGGATTGATTCCGTTGGCGGTTGGGGGAAGCAATTTGTTTCAGCCTATGAGCATCGCTTTGATCTTTGGCCTTATGATTGCAACTGTGTTAACCTTGATTGTGATTCCCGTCGTATATAGTTTGATGGAGGAGAGAAAAGAGTGGCGAATTATGTCCAAGAAATCAGAAAGTATGTAG
- a CDS encoding lysophospholipid acyltransferase family protein — protein MAVLREIIAILYAIIGIVWMRIGPMWAPKVKRLQKNGKLQEADQVLTVMLKRFVRRLMKIIGIEVEIIGDENLPKHGNYVLVGNHQGHADPFFPFLFMDRSLGFVAKKELRKLPIVPGLMDLYHCVLIDRKDLRQSLQAIQEGADFVRDGYPMMIYPEGTRSTSEKMLPFKSGAMNLALKAKADVVPVTMVGSYWIQQKGSNLIKKAKVRVVIDAPIPTVDMDRSEKKELSGRVRGIIEQNLEKYKIEK, from the coding sequence ATGGCAGTACTTCGAGAAATAATAGCGATTCTTTATGCAATTATTGGCATCGTATGGATGCGGATTGGACCCATGTGGGCGCCAAAGGTAAAGCGATTGCAGAAAAATGGAAAATTGCAGGAAGCAGATCAGGTTCTTACTGTTATGTTGAAGCGATTTGTTCGACGACTTATGAAAATTATTGGCATTGAAGTGGAAATTATTGGGGATGAAAACTTGCCCAAACATGGAAATTACGTGTTAGTGGGAAACCATCAGGGCCATGCAGACCCATTCTTTCCCTTTCTTTTTATGGATCGTAGCCTTGGGTTTGTTGCAAAGAAGGAACTTAGAAAATTGCCCATCGTGCCCGGTTTGATGGACTTGTATCATTGTGTTTTAATCGATCGTAAGGATCTGCGTCAGAGTTTGCAAGCGATTCAAGAGGGTGCAGACTTTGTTCGAGACGGATATCCTATGATGATCTACCCGGAGGGAACTCGTTCAACATCCGAGAAAATGTTGCCTTTTAAATCGGGTGCTATGAATCTGGCTTTAAAAGCAAAGGCTGATGTTGTACCGGTTACCATGGTGGGTTCTTACTGGATTCAGCAAAAGGGTAGCAATTTGATTAAGAAGGCAAAGGTACGTGTGGTGATTGATGCTCCAATTCCTACGGTGGATATGGATCGTAGCGAAAAGAAAGAGTTAAGTGGTCGTGTACGTGGGATCATTGAGCAGAATTTAGAAAAATATAAGATAGAAAAATAA
- a CDS encoding MATE family efflux transporter, with protein MNKDFVKRLLSIAVPVTLQNLIASSLNLVDTIMIGSLGEGSIAAVGLANQFFFLFHLLIFGTLSGMTVFIAQFWGKKDLPNIHSTLGLGLTIALMGTAVFASLGWLAPHLVLGFYSKDPEVIRLGSQYLRIVVFCYLPTALSFAFGFSSRSIGNAKLPMIVSMIALGSNTLLNYCLIYGNFGFPQLGVQGAAIATAIARWMEFFLIIILMKRQGSPLLTKISAYFSYSKEFVLTVLKTSGPVIFNEFLWALGMTLHMVAYAHIGTQAVASIQIANTINGLFIVFGFGVANACAVILGNTLGEGKIEEAKQEGRWFLMIACSVGLVLGAVLFFSKPFALQFYTVQNDTLQIASGLLTVMAISMPLRMMNATTIVGVLRSGGDTRFALLVDVGSVWFVGTALAFFGAYILHWPIVWVFALVNLMEVTKTAVGLPRVLTNRWAKNLVDEL; from the coding sequence ATGAATAAGGATTTTGTAAAAAGATTGTTATCGATTGCGGTGCCTGTTACCTTGCAAAATCTGATTGCATCTTCATTGAATCTGGTGGATACCATTATGATTGGTTCTCTGGGTGAGGGGTCAATTGCCGCGGTCGGTTTGGCCAATCAATTTTTCTTTTTGTTTCATTTGTTAATCTTTGGTACATTGAGTGGAATGACGGTTTTCATTGCGCAATTCTGGGGTAAAAAAGATTTACCGAATATCCATAGCACCCTTGGATTGGGTTTGACCATTGCATTGATGGGGACTGCGGTATTTGCCAGCCTGGGATGGTTGGCGCCTCATTTGGTTTTGGGTTTTTATTCCAAGGATCCAGAAGTGATCCGGCTGGGTAGCCAGTACTTACGAATTGTGGTGTTCTGTTATTTGCCCACAGCCCTTTCCTTTGCATTTGGATTCTCATCCCGCTCGATTGGGAATGCAAAACTGCCGATGATTGTGAGTATGATTGCCCTTGGAAGCAATACACTTTTGAATTATTGCCTAATATACGGGAATTTTGGATTTCCGCAGTTGGGGGTGCAGGGGGCGGCAATTGCAACAGCAATTGCTCGTTGGATGGAGTTTTTCCTGATAATCATCTTGATGAAGCGTCAGGGGAGTCCCTTATTGACGAAGATTTCGGCCTATTTTTCATATTCGAAGGAATTTGTGTTGACGGTCTTAAAGACATCTGGTCCCGTCATTTTCAATGAATTTTTGTGGGCGCTAGGCATGACCTTACACATGGTTGCCTATGCCCATATTGGCACCCAAGCGGTGGCGAGTATTCAAATTGCCAATACCATTAATGGACTGTTTATTGTCTTTGGATTTGGTGTTGCCAATGCTTGTGCGGTAATCCTAGGTAACACCCTGGGAGAAGGAAAAATTGAAGAGGCAAAGCAGGAGGGCCGTTGGTTCCTGATGATTGCCTGCTCGGTGGGTCTTGTTCTGGGCGCGGTTCTGTTCTTCAGCAAGCCATTTGCACTTCAGTTCTATACGGTACAAAATGATACCCTGCAAATTGCTAGTGGTTTGCTGACAGTAATGGCGATTTCTATGCCCCTTCGCATGATGAATGCGACGACCATTGTTGGCGTACTAAGAAGTGGTGGCGACACGCGATTCGCTTTGCTTGTTGATGTGGGCTCGGTTTGGTTTGTGGGAACGGCATTGGCCTTTTTTGGTGCTTATATTCTTCATTGGCCGATTGTCTGGGTTTTTGCGCTGGTTAACCTGATGGAGGTTACCAAGACAGCGGTGGGTCTGCCACGGGTTTTGACCAACCGATGGGCAAAGAATCTGGTGGATGAATTATAA
- a CDS encoding ABC transporter substrate-binding protein: MKNMKKTWIALLLLVAMILSAGCGAQPAADGDEPAQAEPKIFVYARGSDSISLDSAFVSDGESSKVLNQIADTLVRYKNGSTEIMPWLAESWDISEDGTEYLFHLREGVKFHDGSDLTAEDVVWNFDRQLADNRTSDMPYASFTFADVVSVEAVDPLTVKITLTKPSTPFIANLAMSLSVQIYKPADDVAENPIGTGSYKFDSWKKDESITLLKNEDFWGDEKPSFDKLIFKVTKENSVRATELMSGSVDMIDGISFNDVEQLESSSDVEVKKVAGMNINYMAFNTTRAPFDNKEARVAIAKAINTQEIVDFLYQGYATKAESFFPDFMPGYNGDPGLTKYDVEAAKAEVAALGLDQTPIKIICYSNPRPYNPAGGKLAETVQAYLNEVGVTAEVVVYPWTDYRDKVNQYEGDIYFMGWIGDNGDPDNFLTLLEGASIGGLNDTGWSNPEFDALMNKGRELPNGEERWETYKQAQEVLAQEVPWVPISHALDLGAWTTNVTGYELHPTGRVNLFGVDK; the protein is encoded by the coding sequence ATGAAAAACATGAAAAAAACATGGATTGCATTACTACTATTGGTGGCAATGATTCTATCAGCGGGCTGTGGCGCGCAACCGGCAGCAGACGGTGATGAGCCTGCACAAGCGGAGCCTAAGATCTTCGTTTATGCACGTGGTTCAGACTCCATCAGCCTTGATTCAGCATTTGTATCAGACGGAGAATCGTCGAAGGTATTGAATCAAATCGCCGATACACTGGTACGCTATAAAAACGGTTCTACCGAAATTATGCCTTGGTTGGCAGAGAGCTGGGATATTTCAGAAGACGGAACGGAGTATCTTTTCCATCTACGTGAAGGCGTGAAATTCCATGACGGCAGCGATTTAACTGCTGAAGATGTTGTTTGGAACTTTGATCGTCAATTGGCTGACAACAGAACATCGGATATGCCATATGCATCTTTTACATTTGCAGATGTTGTTTCGGTCGAAGCTGTCGATCCTTTGACAGTTAAAATCACATTGACTAAACCGTCAACACCATTCATTGCAAACTTGGCTATGAGTCTTTCTGTACAGATCTATAAGCCTGCTGATGATGTAGCGGAAAACCCAATTGGAACAGGATCATATAAATTTGATTCTTGGAAAAAAGACGAATCCATTACACTTCTGAAAAACGAAGATTTCTGGGGCGACGAAAAACCAAGTTTTGATAAATTGATCTTCAAAGTAACAAAAGAGAATTCGGTTCGTGCAACAGAGTTGATGTCTGGATCAGTTGATATGATTGACGGAATCAGTTTCAATGATGTTGAGCAACTGGAATCAAGTTCTGATGTGGAAGTGAAAAAAGTTGCGGGTATGAACATCAACTACATGGCCTTCAATACCACTCGCGCACCATTTGATAACAAAGAAGCACGTGTTGCCATTGCAAAAGCGATTAATACGCAAGAAATTGTAGATTTCCTTTATCAAGGATATGCGACAAAAGCGGAAAGTTTCTTCCCAGACTTTATGCCTGGATACAATGGAGATCCTGGTTTGACAAAATATGATGTTGAAGCTGCAAAGGCCGAAGTTGCCGCTTTGGGATTGGATCAAACGCCAATCAAAATCATTTGCTACTCAAACCCACGTCCTTACAACCCAGCCGGTGGAAAATTGGCTGAAACGGTTCAAGCATATTTGAATGAAGTTGGGGTTACAGCTGAAGTTGTTGTATATCCTTGGACCGATTATCGAGACAAAGTAAACCAATATGAAGGCGATATTTACTTCATGGGATGGATTGGCGACAACGGGGATCCGGACAACTTCTTGACATTGCTTGAAGGGGCTAGCATTGGCGGGTTGAACGATACTGGTTGGTCAAACCCTGAATTTGACGCACTTATGAACAAGGGTCGTGAATTACCAAACGGCGAAGAGCGTTGGGAAACTTACAAGCAAGCACAAGAAGTGTTGGCTCAAGAGGTTCCATGGGTACCAATCTCACATGCTTTAGATCTTGGCGCTTGGACAACAAACGTTACAGGATATGAATTGCATCCAACAGGACGAGTTAACCTGTTTGGCGTAGACAAGTAG
- a CDS encoding efflux RND transporter periplasmic adaptor subunit: MSSQKRKIGDVVLMVLVIGLFTLSGCQPEPLEETIPMSVRVITAETKLVEHSYRYIGMMDTESLQKLSFPANGKVDSIVVTEGDRVEEGQILATLDPETVQLQVDASRAQWEAARSQFEKASAAMKFARETYEKMETLFQSGAVSAFERDQAKLQLDTLIEDRDSAYQLFEQAQAGYSGAGKIADESVIRATNPGHVVRVLNEPGEFVGAGYPVIILRGITSRVKLFVTQDQVVDLQVGKNARCTFGDQVCTGTIDWIAEVPDSETLTYEVQVKLEESDLRLGTIVNVDLILERVQVIQIPIQSIMNDESGDYIYVVEEGLIGKKNIVRMEIDNTFVEVEGLEAGDQVVVMGMAYVEEGQGVSVREMEE; the protein is encoded by the coding sequence ATGAGCAGTCAAAAGAGAAAAATCGGAGACGTGGTCCTTATGGTATTAGTCATAGGGCTTTTTACCTTGTCGGGATGCCAACCAGAACCCTTGGAAGAAACCATTCCAATGAGTGTTCGTGTAATTACCGCGGAAACTAAACTGGTTGAACACAGCTATCGTTACATTGGTATGATGGATACAGAGAGTTTGCAAAAATTGAGTTTTCCTGCTAACGGAAAAGTAGATTCTATTGTGGTAACGGAAGGAGACCGGGTGGAAGAAGGACAAATTCTGGCGACTCTTGATCCGGAAACCGTGCAATTGCAAGTGGATGCAAGCCGAGCCCAATGGGAGGCGGCACGCTCTCAATTTGAAAAGGCCAGTGCGGCTATGAAGTTTGCAAGAGAGACCTATGAAAAAATGGAAACTCTTTTCCAATCGGGAGCAGTTTCAGCCTTTGAGCGGGATCAAGCCAAGCTACAGCTGGATACTCTGATCGAAGATCGCGATTCGGCCTATCAGCTTTTTGAACAGGCCCAAGCTGGTTATTCGGGTGCAGGTAAAATTGCTGATGAAAGTGTTATTCGCGCAACGAATCCGGGTCATGTGGTTCGTGTATTGAATGAACCAGGAGAATTCGTAGGTGCAGGTTATCCCGTCATTATCCTCAGGGGTATTACAAGCCGCGTCAAACTCTTCGTCACCCAGGACCAAGTGGTTGATTTACAGGTTGGAAAGAATGCCCGATGCACCTTTGGTGATCAAGTTTGTACAGGGACGATCGATTGGATTGCAGAAGTGCCGGATTCGGAAACCCTTACCTATGAGGTGCAGGTAAAATTGGAAGAATCGGACCTTCGCTTGGGAACCATTGTAAATGTGGATCTGATATTGGAGCGGGTGCAGGTCATTCAAATCCCCATTCAAAGTATTATGAATGACGAGTCGGGTGACTATATCTATGTGGTGGAAGAGGGACTTATCGGAAAGAAAAATATTGTTCGTATGGAAATTGACAACACATTTGTCGAAGTGGAAGGGCTAGAAGCAGGAGATCAAGTTGTTGTTATGGGAATGGCTTATGTTGAAGAAGGACAGGGTGTATCTGTGCGGGAGATGGAAGAATGA